A DNA window from Candidatus Protochlamydia naegleriophila contains the following coding sequences:
- the pdxH gene encoding pyridoxamine 5'-phosphate oxidase: MDSSLHLLRKEYRLKSLDRGDLHHDPFVQFKKWLAEAKQAEVLEPNAMNLATASLSGKPSCRTVLLKGIDSNGFLFYSNYESRKGQELAQNPQACLCFLWKELERQVIIAGMVEKLTFKESASYFDSRPRGSQLGAWVSKQSQPISSREALEKQYLYFQQLYEGLPIPLPPYWGGYRLLPKYFEFWQGRENRLHDRFSYILNDKGWGIDRLAP, from the coding sequence ATGGATTCTTCTCTTCATCTTCTTCGAAAAGAATATCGGCTCAAATCACTCGATAGAGGTGATTTGCATCACGATCCTTTCGTACAGTTTAAAAAATGGCTTGCAGAAGCGAAACAAGCAGAGGTTTTAGAACCGAATGCCATGAACTTGGCAACAGCCTCATTAAGTGGCAAACCATCTTGCCGCACGGTCCTTCTTAAGGGGATTGATTCGAATGGATTCTTATTCTACAGCAACTATGAAAGCCGTAAAGGGCAAGAACTGGCTCAAAACCCCCAGGCCTGCCTCTGTTTTTTATGGAAGGAACTGGAGCGGCAAGTCATCATTGCAGGGATGGTCGAAAAGCTTACATTCAAAGAGTCAGCCTCCTATTTTGACTCACGACCTCGCGGAAGCCAATTAGGTGCTTGGGTATCCAAGCAAAGCCAACCGATTTCCTCAAGAGAGGCATTAGAAAAACAGTACTTATACTTTCAACAACTCTATGAGGGACTTCCCATTCCTCTGCCACCTTATTGGGGAGGTTACCGCCTCCTGCCCAAATACTTCGAATTTTGGCAAGGAAGGGAAAATCGCCTGCACGATCGCTTCAGTTACATCTTAAATGACAAAGGCTGGGGAATTGATAGGCTCGCTCCTTGA
- a CDS encoding phosphoglycerate kinase gives MADKLSVRDLTLDGKKALIRVDFNVPIENNQITDDTRIRASLPTIQYVLDRGGAVILMSHLGRPKGKPEPQFSLAPCAKRLSELLNKPVKMAPDCCGSQIEQMARNLKPGDVLMLENLRFHKGEEKPEEEPDFASALSELGDVYINDAFGTAHRAHASTTVIDQFFPEAAAAGFLLEKEMAYLGSVLLNPKRPFCAILGGAKISTKFKVIEALMKKADVLLIGGAMAHTFFKSEGISIGDSLYEKEFLSVAREIIDIASQSRCRILLPTDLVIAPRIDSASGSKIIQVDQGIPDGFQGVDIGPNTIQNYQAELKKAATVFWNGPLGVFEHPPFDKGTEAIARTMADLPATTIVGGGDSIAAIEKAGVAEHIDHLSTGGGASLEYIEFGQLPGIEALSDRPNILNSLLT, from the coding sequence ATGGCAGATAAATTATCTGTTCGCGATCTAACCCTAGACGGTAAAAAAGCTCTTATCCGTGTCGATTTCAATGTTCCCATTGAAAATAATCAAATCACAGATGACACCCGTATCCGTGCCTCTTTACCGACGATTCAGTACGTATTAGATCGCGGTGGTGCTGTTATTTTAATGAGCCACCTCGGACGGCCAAAAGGCAAGCCCGAGCCTCAATTTTCGCTAGCTCCTTGCGCTAAGCGTCTATCTGAGCTTCTCAATAAGCCAGTTAAAATGGCGCCTGATTGCTGCGGGTCGCAGATCGAGCAAATGGCGCGCAATCTAAAACCTGGCGATGTGTTAATGCTTGAGAATTTGCGCTTCCATAAGGGAGAAGAAAAACCCGAAGAAGAGCCTGACTTTGCAAGCGCCCTCTCCGAATTAGGAGATGTCTACATCAATGATGCTTTTGGCACGGCTCATCGCGCTCATGCTTCTACGACAGTTATCGATCAGTTCTTTCCAGAAGCTGCAGCAGCAGGCTTCCTTTTGGAAAAGGAGATGGCTTATTTAGGGTCGGTCCTGCTCAATCCTAAACGCCCTTTTTGTGCAATTTTGGGAGGAGCGAAGATTTCGACTAAATTTAAAGTCATCGAAGCTCTCATGAAAAAGGCCGATGTGCTATTGATTGGCGGAGCCATGGCCCATACGTTCTTTAAGTCGGAAGGAATTTCCATCGGAGACTCGCTTTATGAAAAAGAGTTTTTAAGCGTTGCAAGAGAGATTATTGATATCGCCTCGCAGTCGCGTTGTCGCATTCTTCTGCCAACGGATCTTGTCATTGCTCCTCGCATTGATTCGGCAAGCGGCTCAAAAATCATCCAAGTGGACCAAGGTATTCCTGACGGCTTTCAAGGAGTTGATATTGGACCAAACACCATTCAAAATTACCAGGCAGAACTGAAAAAAGCTGCCACCGTCTTTTGGAATGGCCCCCTTGGAGTTTTTGAACATCCTCCTTTCGATAAAGGGACAGAAGCCATTGCGCGCACGATGGCCGATCTGCCAGCCACGACAATCGTCGGCGGAGGAGACTCTATTGCTGCCATCGAAAAGGCCGGCGTTGCAGAGCACATCGATCATCTTTCGACTGGAGGAGGCGCTTCGCTCGAATACATCGAATTTGGCCAATTGCCCGGAATTGAAGCCCTGTCTGATAGGCCAAATATTTTGAATTCTTTACTCACGTGA
- a CDS encoding NTP/NDP exchange transporter, whose protein sequence is MSETPSASPEFSPWRSYLWPVHHYELKKLIPMLLIFFFISFDYNILRTLKDSLLITAKSSGAEVIPFVKVWAMFPGAVLMTVLFTWLSNRLPRETVFYIIISLFLSYFFIFTFVLYPIRDLIHPHATADFLETALPAGFKGLVAMFRYWTFTLFYVMSELWGSTVLFVLFWGFANQVTKLGEAKRFYGLFGVGANFSGIFAGQASVYCCNFTRRGGGALLGGDPWYQSLVMMVSLVLISGGIALALFRWMNVEVLTDKRFYDPASIKTEGETKGKLSLKESFAYLLRSKYLLCIALIVISYNLVINLTEVLWKHQVRELYPDPNDYTMYMNHIVSIIGVVATLSSLFVSGNAIRKFGWTFTALITPAILAATSLGFFSFFFLKKASPDLLISFAGVTPLMLVVFFGSAQNILSRGAKYSVFDATKEMSFVPLTPESKLIGKAAIDGVCSRLGKSGGSMVHQSLLLLFSTISASAPYVAIVLFGVIVIWAIAIRVLGKQFNELTGQVEKTPVAEPSITPLRPVNVLTESSLLKEQQAV, encoded by the coding sequence ATGTCAGAGACACCATCGGCGTCCCCTGAATTTAGTCCGTGGCGGAGCTACTTATGGCCCGTTCATCACTATGAGCTTAAAAAGCTCATCCCAATGCTATTAATTTTCTTTTTTATTTCCTTTGACTACAACATATTAAGAACTTTAAAAGATTCATTGCTTATTACGGCCAAATCGTCTGGAGCGGAAGTCATTCCGTTTGTGAAGGTTTGGGCCATGTTTCCCGGGGCTGTTTTGATGACAGTTCTATTTACATGGTTATCGAATCGCCTGCCACGCGAAACAGTCTTTTACATTATCATTTCTCTCTTTTTATCTTACTTTTTTATTTTCACTTTTGTTCTTTATCCCATTCGCGATCTAATCCATCCTCATGCGACGGCCGATTTTCTAGAAACAGCCTTGCCTGCCGGTTTTAAGGGTTTGGTGGCCATGTTTCGCTACTGGACATTTACTCTGTTCTACGTCATGTCTGAACTGTGGGGCAGCACGGTATTGTTTGTCTTGTTCTGGGGATTTGCCAATCAGGTGACTAAGTTGGGTGAAGCGAAGCGTTTCTATGGTTTATTTGGCGTTGGCGCCAACTTTTCGGGAATCTTTGCAGGTCAAGCTTCTGTTTACTGTTGTAACTTTACTCGGCGGGGGGGGGGCGCGTTATTAGGAGGAGATCCTTGGTATCAATCGCTTGTGATGATGGTCTCTTTGGTCCTGATTTCCGGAGGAATTGCGCTGGCCTTATTCCGCTGGATGAATGTCGAAGTCTTAACCGATAAGCGCTTTTACGATCCAGCTTCTATCAAGACTGAAGGGGAAACCAAGGGTAAACTCTCTTTAAAAGAAAGCTTTGCCTATCTGCTTCGCTCTAAGTATCTACTTTGCATCGCTTTAATTGTGATTTCTTACAATCTAGTCATCAATTTGACCGAAGTGTTGTGGAAGCATCAGGTGAGAGAGCTGTATCCCGATCCGAATGATTACACCATGTACATGAACCACATCGTCTCAATCATCGGCGTCGTAGCAACTTTGAGTTCATTGTTTGTATCTGGAAATGCGATCCGTAAGTTTGGTTGGACGTTTACAGCCTTGATTACACCAGCGATTTTAGCAGCCACTAGCTTGGGCTTCTTCTCTTTCTTTTTCTTAAAGAAAGCCTCGCCCGATTTGCTCATCTCTTTTGCCGGGGTAACACCGCTGATGCTAGTCGTCTTTTTTGGATCGGCTCAAAACATCTTGAGCCGCGGAGCTAAGTATTCTGTATTTGATGCAACGAAAGAAATGTCTTTTGTTCCCTTGACCCCAGAGTCTAAGCTGATTGGAAAAGCAGCTATTGATGGCGTCTGTTCCCGCCTTGGTAAATCAGGTGGATCTATGGTTCACCAAAGCCTACTCCTGCTTTTCTCAACCATTAGTGCGAGTGCTCCTTATGTTGCGATTGTCCTGTTTGGCGTCATCGTCATCTGGGCCATTGCGATCCGCGTATTGGGTAAACAATTTAATGAATTGACTGGCCAGGTCGAAAAAACTCCTGTCGCTGAGCCATCCATTACTCCCTTACGTCCAGTCAATGTTCTAACAGAATCCAGTTTACTGAAAGAACAACAAGCCGTTTAA
- a CDS encoding NTP/NDP exchange transporter, with the protein MSLPESEFGKLRAFFWPIHRYEVKKVLPMMLMLFLICFNYSILRNIKDAVVVTAKSSGAEVIPFIKVWVLLPMAVFFTLLFTKLSNRYSQERVFYITISFFLLFFALFTYVLYPLRDSLHPHQLSDYLETVLPAGFKGLIAMFRNWSFTLFYAVCEIWGSLVLGVLFWGFANEVTKMTEARRFYSMLGVIASSAAIIAGFIANLLTNDQSWEQTLNVLVFAVIVSGCITMAAFRWMNKNVLSGPDFEEFHEAKRIQRTKKRLSIRESFAYLSNSKYLICIAILVVSYNLVINLVEIVWKDQLRQLYSSALEYNRYMNTMTSAVGIIATLTSLFMSQLIARFGWTRTALITPVIMLVTSAGFFAFMLFRHDLAEPVMLLTGTTPLAIAVFFGAAQVCMSKACKYSVFDSTKEMAFIPLGHECKLKGKAAIDGVGSRLGKSGGSLIHQSLLMVFATVSSSAPYVAIVLFGVIGVWIVAVRSLGKQFAAIIGEQAREDIGEASVAPEVAKAS; encoded by the coding sequence ATGTCTCTTCCAGAGTCAGAGTTTGGTAAGTTAAGAGCGTTTTTCTGGCCTATTCATCGGTATGAGGTCAAGAAAGTGCTACCCATGATGTTGATGTTATTTTTGATTTGTTTCAATTATAGCATTCTACGCAATATCAAAGACGCCGTTGTTGTGACAGCTAAGTCTTCGGGTGCAGAGGTCATTCCTTTTATTAAGGTTTGGGTCTTGCTGCCTATGGCGGTCTTTTTTACTCTTCTCTTTACAAAACTGTCGAATCGTTACAGTCAAGAAAGGGTTTTTTACATTACCATCAGCTTCTTTTTACTATTTTTTGCTCTCTTCACCTATGTTCTTTATCCTTTACGCGATAGTTTACATCCTCATCAATTATCCGATTATTTAGAAACTGTTTTACCGGCCGGATTTAAAGGGTTGATTGCCATGTTCCGCAATTGGTCATTCACTCTTTTTTATGCGGTTTGCGAAATTTGGGGAAGTCTTGTTTTAGGGGTCTTGTTCTGGGGATTTGCCAATGAAGTGACGAAGATGACAGAAGCGCGTCGCTTTTATAGCATGTTGGGTGTCATAGCCAGTTCGGCGGCTATCATTGCCGGATTCATAGCTAACTTGTTAACGAATGACCAGAGTTGGGAACAGACATTGAACGTACTCGTGTTTGCAGTCATCGTGAGCGGATGCATTACCATGGCAGCTTTTCGTTGGATGAATAAAAATGTTCTTAGCGGTCCGGATTTTGAAGAGTTTCACGAAGCAAAGCGCATCCAAAGAACAAAAAAGCGGTTATCGATCAGAGAAAGTTTTGCCTATCTGTCTAATTCAAAGTATCTCATCTGTATAGCGATTTTGGTTGTTTCCTATAACCTAGTAATCAATTTAGTGGAAATTGTTTGGAAAGATCAATTGCGCCAACTCTATTCTTCGGCGCTCGAGTATAATCGCTACATGAATACGATGACATCGGCCGTTGGTATTATTGCAACACTGACTTCCTTATTCATGTCGCAGTTGATTGCTCGCTTTGGCTGGACTCGTACGGCTCTGATTACACCGGTTATCATGCTTGTGACAAGTGCCGGTTTCTTTGCTTTCATGCTCTTCCGTCATGATTTGGCCGAGCCTGTGATGCTCTTAACGGGAACGACCCCTTTGGCCATCGCCGTCTTTTTTGGTGCGGCTCAAGTCTGCATGAGTAAGGCATGCAAATATTCAGTATTTGATTCAACCAAAGAGATGGCTTTCATCCCATTGGGACATGAATGCAAGTTAAAGGGAAAGGCTGCCATTGACGGCGTGGGTTCACGCCTTGGTAAGTCGGGTGGATCTCTCATTCACCAGAGCCTGCTCATGGTCTTTGCGACGGTGAGTTCAAGCGCTCCTTACGTGGCCATTGTCTTGTTCGGGGTGATTGGGGTTTGGATCGTCGCAGTCCGTTCACTGGGTAAGCAATTTGCTGCCATCATTGGAGAGCAAGCCCGAGAAGATATTGGCGAAGCTTCAGTCGCGCCTGAAGTGGCAAAGGCCTCATAA
- a CDS encoding CDP-alcohol phosphatidyltransferase family protein → MFFTPSNFLSLARGPLALLFMVDNAVCRSIAILLAMVTDSLDGYLARRLRMTSQVGAFLDPLMDKLFVLTVAVIFIQEGRLELWEALTLISRDFAVLLFGLYLAVRGSWSNFKFRSIWSGKITTTLQFFVLLGLTFHYAMPSYLFYSFILLGILALCELYLTERQAKLSL, encoded by the coding sequence ATGTTTTTCACACCCTCTAATTTTCTTTCCTTAGCCAGGGGGCCGTTAGCTTTGTTGTTCATGGTTGATAATGCTGTTTGTCGCAGTATCGCCATCCTCTTGGCAATGGTGACAGATAGTTTAGATGGCTATTTAGCACGCCGTTTGCGCATGACCAGTCAGGTAGGCGCGTTTTTAGACCCTCTCATGGATAAGCTGTTTGTCTTGACAGTTGCAGTGATTTTTATTCAAGAAGGACGCTTAGAGCTCTGGGAAGCACTCACGCTTATTTCGCGTGATTTTGCCGTTTTACTCTTTGGCTTATACCTGGCCGTCAGAGGCTCTTGGTCTAACTTCAAATTTCGTTCGATTTGGTCCGGGAAAATCACCACTACCCTTCAATTTTTTGTTCTGCTTGGGTTGACCTTCCATTATGCGATGCCTTCCTATCTGTTTTATAGCTTCATCCTCTTAGGCATCCTCGCACTCTGCGAACTTTATTTAACAGAAAGGCAAGCCAAACTAAGTCTCTGA
- a CDS encoding mechanosensitive ion channel family protein, whose amino-acid sequence MDQAQPQSFFHICSNVLEGCYGLTLQIVSLILFLLFFNVVIKVILSKLQDRFLKQHNAWALSFVTAIDQPLNYFVWFVALVCGFDALTKRLLTFHLFNVDTLLSLGAVLTIGWFLLRWNNKVVHYMMEMSHNHRIALTPGKLDLISKMATIAIIFMTLFFAMDVTGRDMQTLIAFGGIGGLALAFASQQVISNFFGGVMVYATQPFTIGEFVSLPEKKIEGYVEEIGWYMTLIRNQEKKPIYVPNCVFTQTIVMTPSRMSHERFFHTIGLRYTDIGVVKQVVTAIKLMLLKHPNVDHQQKVEAYFVGFGTSSLDINISAYVKLGGIDFPSIRQDILLRIADIIAQQGAVIATPTNIVEIQGGVILKQHESPQADHLPSANQ is encoded by the coding sequence ATGGACCAAGCTCAACCACAGTCGTTTTTTCACATCTGCTCTAATGTCCTGGAAGGATGCTATGGGCTCACCCTTCAAATAGTCAGCCTCATCCTCTTTTTATTATTCTTTAATGTTGTCATCAAAGTCATTTTGTCTAAGCTTCAAGACCGCTTTTTAAAGCAGCACAATGCATGGGCTCTCAGCTTTGTGACAGCAATCGACCAACCCTTAAACTACTTCGTCTGGTTTGTAGCCCTGGTTTGCGGCTTTGACGCTTTGACCAAGCGGCTCCTCACCTTCCATCTTTTTAATGTAGATACCCTCTTAAGCCTTGGTGCCGTTCTAACAATCGGATGGTTTCTTTTAAGATGGAACAACAAGGTTGTCCACTACATGATGGAAATGAGCCATAACCATCGCATTGCCCTCACTCCCGGCAAGCTGGACCTAATCAGTAAAATGGCGACAATAGCCATTATCTTCATGACCCTGTTTTTTGCCATGGATGTCACAGGGCGCGACATGCAAACTTTAATTGCATTTGGAGGGATTGGAGGCCTAGCCTTAGCTTTTGCTTCGCAACAAGTCATCTCAAATTTTTTTGGAGGGGTCATGGTCTATGCAACCCAGCCTTTCACGATCGGTGAATTTGTCAGCCTGCCAGAAAAAAAGATTGAGGGGTATGTCGAAGAGATCGGCTGGTATATGACGCTCATCCGTAATCAGGAAAAAAAGCCCATTTATGTTCCCAATTGCGTTTTCACTCAAACAATCGTCATGACCCCTTCGCGAATGAGCCATGAAAGGTTTTTTCACACGATTGGCCTCCGATATACTGATATTGGTGTGGTTAAACAAGTCGTGACAGCTATCAAACTGATGCTCCTTAAACACCCGAATGTCGACCATCAGCAAAAAGTTGAAGCTTATTTTGTCGGATTCGGAACCTCTTCTTTAGACATCAATATCTCAGCTTATGTCAAGCTTGGAGGAATCGACTTTCCTTCCATCCGCCAAGATATCCTTTTAAGGATTGCGGATATTATTGCCCAACAGGGAGCTGTCATTGCAACACCGACCAACATCGTGGAAATTCAAGGGGGCGTCATCTTAAAACAACACGAGTCGCCACAGGCAGATCACCTTCCTTCAGCCAATCAATAG
- the gltX gene encoding glutamate--tRNA ligase yields MSVRVRIAPSPTGDPHVGTAYMALFNMIFARHHKGQFILRIEDTDRTRSRPEYEENIYSALRWANIQWDEGPDVGGPFGPYRQSERFGIYKQYAEDLLAKGKAYKCFCTAEDLDEMRELMAKQGGRQGYDRRCRHLTPAEVEEREQAGIPYVIRLKVPLTGECVYEDAIKGRMTFPWADVDDQVLLKSDGFPTYHLANVVDDHLMQISHVIRGDEWMSSTPKHILLYESFGWTPPTFMHMPLLLGRDGKKLSKRKNPTSIFFYRDSGYLPEAFLNFLTLMGYSMTGDREIYSLDDIIQEFDYKRIGVSGAVFDVQKLDWVNQQYLIKNIPVDQLWNRMKEWSFNDEFMQRLMPLCHSRIKTFGDFMDLFNFLFINHIHYSDSLFEVKDLAKEQVCYLIQAIIWRLDELENWTGSGVNQASREVAEIFGVNHKKVIMPILFGSLMGKTQGPPLFDSVTILGKDRTRARFLKAMEFLGGISNKKMSSLKKAWQEKSGQALMAKE; encoded by the coding sequence ATGTCAGTTCGCGTGCGCATTGCGCCTTCTCCAACAGGCGATCCTCATGTGGGAACCGCCTACATGGCTTTATTCAATATGATTTTTGCCCGCCACCACAAAGGGCAATTTATTTTACGCATTGAAGACACAGACCGCACGCGTAGCCGTCCCGAGTACGAAGAAAATATTTACTCGGCACTCCGCTGGGCAAACATCCAATGGGATGAAGGTCCAGATGTTGGAGGCCCCTTCGGTCCTTATCGCCAATCGGAGCGCTTTGGAATCTACAAGCAGTATGCCGAAGACTTATTGGCTAAAGGAAAGGCCTACAAATGCTTTTGTACGGCTGAAGACTTAGATGAAATGCGCGAGTTAATGGCCAAGCAGGGTGGACGCCAAGGCTACGATAGGCGCTGCCGTCATTTAACACCGGCCGAAGTGGAAGAAAGAGAGCAAGCCGGCATACCTTATGTTATACGCTTAAAAGTGCCACTAACTGGCGAATGTGTTTACGAAGATGCCATCAAGGGAAGAATGACATTCCCATGGGCCGATGTCGATGACCAAGTTCTTTTAAAATCCGACGGCTTCCCAACTTATCACTTGGCCAACGTTGTCGACGATCATCTCATGCAGATTTCCCACGTGATTCGTGGCGATGAATGGATGAGCTCTACTCCGAAGCATATCCTGCTATACGAATCTTTTGGGTGGACTCCCCCAACCTTCATGCATATGCCGCTTCTGCTCGGACGCGACGGCAAGAAGCTATCGAAGCGCAAGAATCCGACCTCTATTTTCTTCTATCGCGACAGCGGCTATTTGCCAGAAGCATTCCTTAATTTCTTGACGCTCATGGGCTACAGCATGACCGGTGACCGCGAAATCTACAGCCTCGACGACATCATTCAAGAATTTGACTATAAGCGCATTGGGGTCTCTGGAGCCGTCTTCGACGTGCAAAAACTCGATTGGGTTAACCAGCAGTATCTCATCAAGAATATCCCGGTCGACCAGCTGTGGAACCGCATGAAAGAGTGGAGCTTCAATGACGAGTTCATGCAAAGGCTGATGCCTTTATGCCATTCGCGTATCAAAACATTTGGCGATTTCATGGACTTATTTAATTTTCTCTTCATTAACCACATTCACTATAGCGACTCGCTTTTTGAGGTCAAAGACCTCGCTAAAGAACAGGTATGCTATTTAATCCAAGCCATTATTTGGCGTTTGGATGAATTAGAAAACTGGACAGGATCGGGAGTCAACCAGGCTTCTCGCGAAGTCGCTGAAATATTTGGAGTCAATCACAAGAAAGTCATCATGCCAATCCTCTTTGGAAGCTTGATGGGCAAAACACAGGGCCCTCCCCTTTTTGACTCCGTCACTATTTTAGGCAAAGACCGCACACGTGCCCGTTTTCTTAAAGCAATGGAATTTTTAGGCGGCATCTCTAACAAAAAAATGAGCAGCCTTAAGAAAGCTTGGCAAGAAAAAAGCGGACAAGCTCTCATGGCTAAAGAATAA
- a CDS encoding S41 family peptidase: MYKYIVLLACLFSCAIEAKLPDLTPQDVTTKAKEIMKAHASQKKLTPTLAKRILNNYLENLDPNKTYFIESDIQEWTHPSDELLSQLIEEYNSSNFRIFESIHASLVKAIQRRRELESKIDYENLPKHVRAEEFKDIPWAHSEDELIDRLRRIRSLQIETAAKLSDNMKENALQRITKRQSKYEEEVLAPDAQEKQRLILSNVLKATASALDAHTAYFTPGEATQFMINVQQRLFGIGAQLRDDINGFTVIKIVEGGPAANSKELKVKDRIVAVNGEPVVGMDIIDAVDLIRGEEHTPVVLTVMRETTAASGEKVEEKLDITILRGEVVLKETRFKTSYEPYGEGVIGYLKLYSFYQDRDSSSATDLEQEINKLKKDHQLYGLILDLRYNSGGLLSQAVAVTGLFITKGIVVSIKDENGKIQHLRDLDGTMAWDGPLIVLVNRMSASASEIVAQTLQDYGRALIVGDDHTYGKGSYQTFTLTTTENEQVNPQGEYKVTRGRYYTVSGKTPQLNGVLSDVVVPGPLSESEIGEQYIKYPLENDHIKSNFDDDLSDVPFLQRDKIRKLYKFGLQEKLDTYTPYLERLKNNSEQRLSTNLNYQNMLKEIKKKEESDSEQMEDFGQNDLQLEEAYEIMKDLLIMMQEKGIPLYPSKRRESLSLTPDVKLPEAA; the protein is encoded by the coding sequence ATGTACAAGTACATAGTCCTGTTAGCCTGTTTATTCAGCTGTGCGATCGAAGCCAAGTTGCCTGATTTGACACCTCAAGATGTTACGACTAAAGCCAAAGAAATTATGAAAGCCCATGCGTCTCAAAAAAAATTGACTCCGACGCTTGCAAAGCGCATCTTAAATAATTATCTAGAGAATTTAGACCCCAACAAAACCTATTTTATTGAATCTGATATTCAAGAATGGACCCATCCCTCGGATGAATTACTTTCACAATTAATCGAAGAATACAATAGCAGTAATTTCCGCATCTTTGAAAGCATTCACGCAAGCTTGGTTAAGGCCATTCAAAGGCGCCGCGAATTGGAAAGTAAAATAGATTATGAAAATCTCCCCAAGCATGTGCGTGCTGAAGAGTTCAAAGATATTCCGTGGGCGCATTCAGAGGATGAGTTAATCGACCGTTTAAGGCGCATCCGTTCGCTTCAAATTGAAACAGCCGCCAAGCTGAGCGATAATATGAAGGAGAACGCCCTACAAAGAATCACCAAACGCCAATCCAAGTATGAAGAAGAGGTATTAGCCCCTGATGCCCAAGAAAAGCAGCGCCTCATTTTATCAAATGTTCTTAAGGCCACTGCTTCGGCTCTCGATGCCCATACAGCTTATTTTACTCCAGGAGAAGCTACTCAATTTATGATTAACGTGCAGCAGCGGTTGTTTGGAATTGGAGCTCAACTTCGCGACGATATCAATGGCTTTACGGTCATTAAGATTGTTGAAGGAGGCCCTGCAGCCAATAGCAAAGAACTCAAGGTAAAAGACCGCATCGTTGCCGTCAATGGAGAACCGGTCGTTGGGATGGACATTATCGATGCAGTCGATTTGATCCGCGGTGAAGAGCATACTCCCGTCGTTTTAACAGTCATGCGCGAGACGACAGCGGCGAGCGGCGAGAAAGTAGAAGAGAAATTGGATATCACCATTTTGAGAGGAGAAGTCGTTCTTAAAGAAACTCGATTCAAAACCTCATATGAGCCTTATGGAGAAGGGGTAATTGGCTATTTAAAACTCTATTCCTTTTACCAAGACCGCGACAGCTCATCTGCGACCGACTTAGAACAAGAAATTAACAAGCTTAAAAAAGACCACCAGTTGTACGGACTCATTTTGGATCTGCGCTACAATTCAGGAGGCCTCCTATCGCAAGCAGTCGCCGTGACAGGGCTATTTATCACCAAGGGTATTGTCGTATCGATTAAAGATGAAAATGGCAAGATCCAACACTTGCGCGATCTGGATGGAACCATGGCCTGGGATGGCCCTCTCATCGTCTTAGTCAATCGAATGAGCGCCTCAGCATCTGAAATTGTCGCTCAAACTCTGCAAGACTATGGCCGGGCTCTCATCGTCGGCGACGACCATACTTATGGAAAAGGCTCTTATCAAACCTTTACCTTAACGACAACAGAAAACGAACAAGTCAATCCGCAAGGTGAATATAAAGTAACGCGTGGGCGCTATTACACGGTCTCAGGTAAAACACCTCAATTAAACGGTGTCCTGTCAGATGTTGTCGTTCCAGGGCCCCTTTCAGAAAGCGAAATTGGTGAGCAATACATCAAATATCCTCTGGAAAATGATCACATCAAATCCAATTTTGACGATGATCTTTCAGATGTCCCCTTTCTACAAAGAGATAAGATTCGCAAACTGTACAAATTTGGCTTGCAAGAAAAGCTGGATACCTACACTCCTTATCTTGAGCGGCTAAAAAACAACTCAGAGCAGCGTTTATCGACCAACCTGAACTATCAAAACATGCTAAAAGAAATCAAAAAGAAAGAGGAAAGCGATTCTGAGCAAATGGAAGACTTTGGTCAAAATGATTTGCAGTTAGAAGAGGCTTATGAAATCATGAAAGATCTCTTGATCATGATGCAAGAAAAGGGAATCCCGCTCTATCCTTCCAAGAGAAGGGAAAGCTTATCCCTTACACCCGACGTGAAACTACCAGAGGCGGCTTGA